The following proteins are encoded in a genomic region of Armigeres subalbatus isolate Guangzhou_Male unplaced genomic scaffold, GZ_Asu_2 Contig2079, whole genome shotgun sequence:
- the LOC134203736 gene encoding uncharacterized protein LOC134203736 isoform X2 produces MALCDLRTRKRKVVNKHCLVGTCRNPAPTLFPVPHSECPSFRKWRKTLDIDGLPGSWICRNHFFDGDFQTYKRVKLKRTAIPSIFPTADKTPAPKEGCWIRGCKVKAKKMLVKAPAAKHVRQKWIAVLQCDHKIISDVRICRNHFRKQDKISVVSTYLKYSAIPTRAVGSLKRRRKCSSKIYADPSIQTKTENAITPEHGYAIQLKLPRSRTMCFAVGCTAKAGNGIMLHKFPLDNRNLNGRWMQAIRRTTKPTKFSRICSRHFLPFDYKIGKHSNNNRKSKKV; encoded by the exons ATG GCACTGTGTGATCTGCGCACCCGTAAACGAAAAGTGGTAAATAAACATTGCCTCGTAGGAACTTGCCGAAATCCGGCTCCTACGTTATTCCCGGTGCCTCATTCGGAATGCCCATCATTTCGAAAATGGCGAAAAACCCTGGATATCGACGGATTACCTGGCAGTTGGATTTGcagaaatcattttttcgatGGGGACTTTCAAACGTACAAGCGTGTGAAATTAAAAAGAACAGCAATTCCATCTATCTTTCCGACGGCAGACAAAACTCCTGCTCCGAAAGAAGGGTGCTGGATAAGGGGCTGTAAAGTAAAAGCTAAGAAAATGCTGGTCAAAGCTCCTGCCGCCAAACATGTTCGCCAGAAATGGATTGCTGTTCTGCAGTGTGACCATAAAATAATAAGCGATGTGAGGATTTGCAGAAACCACTTCCGCAAACAAGACAAAATTTCAG TTGTATCCACATATCTGAAATACAGTGCAATCCCAACTCGTGCTGTCGGATCGCTTAAGCGGAGACGAAAATGCAGTTCCAAAATTTATGCAGACCCATCTATCCAAACTAAAACGGAAAACGCCATTACACCGGAACACGGTTATGCTATTCAACTAAAGCTACCTCGTAGCAGGACAATGTGCTTTGCAGTTGGATGTACTGCGAAAGCTGGCAACGGAATTATGTTACACAAATTTCCACTGGACAACAGAAATCTGAACGGTAGATGGATGCAGGCTATCCGGAGAACAACGAAACCCACGAAGTTTTCAAGAATATGCAGTAGACATTTTTTGCCCTTCGATTATAAAATAGGTAAGCATTCGAATAATAACAGGAAAAGCAAAAAAGTTTAG
- the LOC134203739 gene encoding baculoviral IAP repeat-containing protein 5-like: protein MVQAENIEKVYLFEKDRVNSFKKWPYSSASPCNVQKMAEAGFYWQGDDKEDEDTSVCFVCGKVLDGWEETDDPWEEHKKHAPQCLFVKYGRPEAELTCEEMINLLEVILKGRIQSSYTSLKDCLKAHIEKKRKEMTKQLSKN from the exons ATGGTACAAGCGGAAAACATAGAAAAGGTGTACCTGTTTGAGAAAGATCGagtcaacagtttcaaaaagtgGCCCTATTCAAGTGCCAGTCCGTGCAACGTCCAGAAG ATGGCCGAAGCCGGTTTCTACTGGCAGGGTGACGACAAGGAGGACGAGGACACCTCGGTTTGCTTCGTGTGCGGAAAAGTGCTGGACGGATGGGAGGAAACGGACGACCCCTGGGAAGAACACAAAAAGCACGCTCCTCAGTGCTTGTTTGTCAAGTACGGCCGACCGGAGGCGGAGCTAACG TGTGAAGAAATGATTAATCTTCTGGAGGTCATACTGAAGGGACGGATTCAGAGCAGCTACACTTCGCTGAAAGATTGCCTCAAAGCCCACATCGAGAAAAAGCGCAAAGAGATGACGAAACAGTTGTCGAAGAATTGA